From the genome of Kaistella daneshvariae, one region includes:
- the yaaA gene encoding peroxide stress protein YaaA — MKIITSPAKLMNIEASSPYLKMTQPHFIEEAELIQETLKQKSPKYLSDLMEISSKLAAENWERNQNWKAKPSAKQSAPALMAFAGEVYRGLDAKTLDEKSVKYLQKNYRILSGLYGLLKPSDRIMLYRLEMGRKFKFEGYENLYEFWTEKVTDQLNSELKPKDLVLNLASKEYFKVLDKKKIKAPVIDFDFYNYREGKLAQIVVYTKHARGLVARFCAENNVQTLDEVKAFNLENYYLAEDLSTENKLVFTR, encoded by the coding sequence ATGAAAATCATCACCTCGCCGGCAAAATTGATGAATATTGAAGCTTCCAGCCCTTATTTAAAAATGACCCAACCGCATTTCATTGAGGAAGCTGAACTGATTCAGGAAACTTTAAAACAAAAATCACCGAAATATCTTTCCGATTTAATGGAAATTTCCAGCAAACTTGCCGCTGAAAACTGGGAACGCAACCAAAACTGGAAAGCCAAACCTTCCGCAAAACAATCGGCTCCTGCGCTCATGGCTTTTGCAGGCGAAGTTTACCGCGGTTTGGATGCAAAAACACTGGACGAAAAAAGCGTTAAATACCTCCAAAAAAATTACCGCATCCTTTCCGGTTTGTATGGCTTGCTGAAACCTTCCGACCGAATTATGTTGTACCGCCTGGAAATGGGCAGAAAATTTAAATTTGAAGGTTACGAGAATCTTTACGAATTCTGGACAGAAAAAGTAACTGACCAGCTTAACAGCGAATTAAAACCTAAAGATTTGGTGCTGAATTTAGCCAGCAAAGAATATTTTAAAGTATTAGACAAGAAAAAAATCAAAGCGCCCGTCATCGATTTTGATTTCTACAATTACCGCGAAGGAAAACTGGCTCAAATTGTAGTGTATACCAAACATGCACGCGGGTTGGTCGCGCGTTTCTGCGCAGAAAATAACGTGCAGACGCTTGACGAAGTGAAAGCTTTCAACCTGGAAAATTATTACCTCGCCGAAGATCTTTCCACCGAAAATAAACTTGTTTTCACAAGATAA
- a CDS encoding ferritin-like domain-containing protein: MDSDKTKTATSAEETSKTGAKKNTSGSAKNSTSSTTSTNASESGNSSGSKSSSGSANSSGSAMSQNSETSGRKDYSHEATKDGPLYKFFLDGLKDMYFAEKHILEALPKMKAAATTEELQDAFEDHHLVTQKQVSRLEKVFKSIDEKAEGKKCEAIIGIVKEGESIIQDTDEGTMTRDAALIIAAQKVEHYEIASYGGLVALAETLDLGRAADLLQTTLEEEEETDLDLTDIAESFINFRAADEDEDDDSEDYEYEYDDDDDDDYNNNSLVL; encoded by the coding sequence ATGGATTCTGATAAGACAAAAACAGCAACCTCAGCCGAGGAAACTTCGAAAACCGGAGCTAAAAAAAATACCTCCGGATCGGCTAAAAACTCCACATCTTCTACAACCAGCACCAACGCTTCGGAGAGTGGAAATTCATCAGGAAGTAAAAGTTCTTCTGGAAGCGCAAATTCTTCAGGAAGTGCAATGTCGCAAAATAGTGAAACTTCCGGACGAAAAGATTACAGCCATGAAGCGACCAAAGATGGTCCGCTTTACAAATTTTTCCTGGATGGTTTAAAAGATATGTATTTTGCTGAAAAACACATTCTGGAAGCTTTACCAAAAATGAAAGCTGCAGCTACAACTGAAGAACTGCAGGACGCTTTTGAAGATCACCATCTGGTCACTCAAAAGCAGGTTTCGCGCCTGGAAAAAGTCTTTAAATCAATTGATGAGAAAGCAGAAGGTAAAAAATGTGAAGCGATCATTGGTATTGTAAAAGAAGGTGAAAGTATCATTCAGGATACCGATGAAGGCACCATGACCCGCGACGCGGCGCTGATTATCGCTGCACAGAAAGTGGAGCACTACGAAATAGCATCGTACGGTGGTTTGGTGGCTTTAGCGGAAACACTTGATTTAGGACGTGCGGCTGATTTGCTTCAAACCACTTTAGAAGAAGAGGAAGAAACCGATCTTGATTTAACCGACATCGCAGAATCTTTTATCAATTTCCGTGCAGCGGATGAAGATGAAGACGATGACAGCGAAGATTACGAATATGAGTATGACGACGATGATGATGACGATTATAACAACAACAGTTTGGTTTTGTAA
- a CDS encoding SOS response-associated peptidase, which yields MCYYVSNQLTRKEMKDTFGVTYEGPDYQGSEFTNGFSFPQTPVILDDNRTEAVLGDWGLVPAWAKDRTLQKSTLNARIETLTEKPSFKESVSHRCLVLVKGFYEWKQLDSQGKRKEKYYIRLDNGEKPFALGGIYNFWTDPQTNEMLTSFSIVTSGANELMSEIHNTKDRMPLVLAKDAENAWLSDHTLEDFAFPNYNPSLIAVNLDAGSPTQLSLF from the coding sequence ATGTGCTATTACGTTTCGAACCAACTGACGCGCAAAGAAATGAAAGACACTTTTGGCGTGACTTACGAAGGTCCAGATTACCAGGGTTCAGAATTTACCAATGGTTTTTCTTTTCCCCAAACGCCCGTCATTTTGGACGACAATCGCACGGAAGCGGTATTGGGCGACTGGGGTTTAGTGCCCGCCTGGGCGAAAGACCGAACGCTCCAGAAAAGTACGCTGAACGCCAGAATTGAAACCCTAACCGAAAAACCAAGTTTTAAAGAATCCGTGTCGCACCGATGTTTGGTTTTGGTGAAAGGTTTTTACGAATGGAAACAGCTGGACTCCCAAGGCAAGCGAAAAGAGAAATATTATATCCGCCTCGATAATGGGGAAAAACCCTTTGCGTTGGGTGGAATATATAATTTCTGGACTGATCCCCAAACCAATGAAATGCTCACCAGTTTTTCAATCGTGACTTCAGGTGCAAATGAGCTGATGTCGGAAATTCATAATACCAAAGACCGTATGCCGCTGGTTTTGGCAAAAGATGCGGAAAATGCCTGGCTTTCGGACCATACGCTGGAAGATTTTGCCTTCCCGAACTATAATCCAAGTTTGATTGCCGTTAATTTAGACGCAGGTTCGCCTACGCAACTTTCTTTGTTTTAA
- a CDS encoding L-threonylcarbamoyladenylate synthase: MAKILKIYPENPQENLIAEVVKTLNNGGLIIYPSDTVYALGCNIFDIRAMEKLAQIKKIKLEKAQFSIICNDLSHLSEFTRPIDTSTFRYLKNNVPGPFTFILEANKSLPLAYKGNKTVGIRVPDHSIPQMIVAKLGHPIASTSIKDDDEVIEYSTDPELIAEKYDHLVDIVIDSGYGDNVASTIVDLTGSEPEIIRQGKGEI; this comes from the coding sequence ATGGCAAAAATTCTTAAAATTTACCCGGAAAATCCACAGGAAAACCTGATCGCCGAAGTGGTAAAAACGCTGAACAACGGCGGTTTGATCATCTATCCCAGCGATACGGTGTACGCTTTAGGTTGCAACATTTTCGATATTCGCGCCATGGAAAAACTCGCACAAATCAAAAAGATTAAGCTTGAAAAAGCCCAGTTTTCCATTATCTGCAACGACCTGAGCCATCTTTCAGAATTCACGCGGCCTATCGACACCAGCACGTTCCGCTATCTCAAAAATAATGTGCCCGGCCCTTTTACCTTCATCCTTGAAGCCAACAAAAGCCTGCCACTCGCGTACAAAGGCAATAAAACCGTGGGTATTCGCGTGCCAGACCACAGCATCCCGCAGATGATCGTGGCTAAACTGGGTCACCCGATTGCTTCCACTTCCATCAAAGATGATGATGAAGTCATCGAATACTCCACCGATCCGGAGCTTATCGCCGAGAAATATGACCACCTCGTGGATATCGTCATCGACTCGGGTTACGGCGATAACGTCGCTTCCACCATCGTAGATTTAACCGGCAGCGAACCGGAAATCATCCGTCAGGGAAAAGGAGAAATCTAG
- the typA gene encoding translational GTPase TypA, translating to MQNIRNIAIIAHVDHGKTTLVDKIIHATSVFRENQESGDLIMDNNDLERERGITILSKNISVTYKDTKINVIDTPGHADFGGEVERVLKMADGVLLLVDAFEGPMPQTRFVLQKALELGLRPVVVINKVDKPNCRPDEVHDQVFDLFFNLDATEEQLDFPTFYGSSKQGWFNTSLEQTDNIFPLLDGILEHVPAPEAKEGPLRMQITSLDFSSFLGRIAIGKITQGSVKESEWIGLAQEDGNIIKGKVKELYVFEGLGKKKVQEVKAGDICAIVGFDKFQIGDSFVDLENPDPLPRTAIDEPTLNMTFSINNSPFFGKDGKYVTSNHLKERLTKELEKNLALRVEPTEDANTFLVFGRGILHLSVLIETMRREGYEMTIGQPQVILREIDGVKCEPYESMVVDVPEQFASRVIDLATQRKGDLHIMETKGEMQHLEFEIPSRGLIGLRSQMLTATAGEAIMAHRFVDYKPFKGAIPGRLVGVLVSKSQGPATEYSIAKLQDRGKFFVDPGEEIYEGMIIGEQNKPGDLVVNIVEAKQLNNMRASGKDKDGSIAPKILFSLEECMEYIQGDEAIEVTPNFIRMRKKVLSENERKRIERGAKG from the coding sequence ATGCAAAACATCAGAAATATCGCAATCATTGCGCACGTTGACCACGGAAAGACTACTTTGGTTGACAAAATCATTCACGCTACCAGTGTTTTCCGCGAAAATCAGGAATCCGGCGACCTTATCATGGATAACAACGATTTGGAACGTGAACGTGGAATTACCATTTTATCGAAAAACATTTCCGTTACTTATAAAGACACCAAAATTAATGTCATCGATACGCCAGGTCACGCCGATTTCGGTGGTGAAGTGGAGCGTGTTTTGAAAATGGCAGACGGTGTACTTCTTTTGGTTGATGCATTTGAAGGTCCGATGCCGCAAACGCGTTTCGTACTTCAAAAAGCTTTGGAATTGGGTTTAAGACCAGTTGTTGTCATTAACAAAGTTGACAAACCAAACTGTCGTCCGGATGAAGTTCACGATCAGGTTTTCGATTTATTCTTTAACCTTGATGCGACTGAAGAGCAATTGGATTTCCCAACTTTCTACGGTTCTTCAAAACAAGGTTGGTTTAATACTTCATTGGAACAAACCGACAATATTTTCCCGTTATTAGACGGAATTTTAGAACATGTACCGGCGCCTGAAGCAAAAGAAGGTCCGCTTAGAATGCAGATTACTTCACTTGATTTCTCTTCTTTCTTAGGAAGAATCGCAATCGGGAAAATCACTCAGGGTTCTGTAAAAGAATCAGAATGGATTGGTCTTGCGCAGGAAGACGGAAACATTATCAAAGGAAAGGTAAAAGAATTATACGTTTTTGAAGGTCTTGGTAAAAAGAAAGTTCAGGAAGTAAAAGCCGGGGATATCTGTGCCATTGTAGGTTTTGATAAATTCCAGATTGGTGATTCTTTCGTCGATCTTGAAAATCCGGATCCATTGCCACGTACCGCAATTGATGAGCCGACGCTGAACATGACTTTCTCCATCAACAACTCTCCTTTCTTCGGTAAAGACGGGAAATATGTAACTTCAAATCACCTGAAAGAGCGTTTAACAAAAGAACTAGAGAAAAACCTTGCTTTAAGAGTTGAACCAACTGAAGACGCCAACACATTCTTGGTTTTCGGTCGTGGTATTCTTCACCTTTCGGTTTTGATTGAAACCATGAGAAGAGAAGGTTATGAAATGACCATCGGTCAGCCACAGGTAATTTTGAGAGAAATTGATGGTGTTAAATGTGAGCCTTACGAATCTATGGTGGTTGATGTTCCGGAACAGTTTGCATCACGCGTTATTGATTTGGCAACCCAAAGAAAAGGTGATCTTCACATCATGGAAACCAAAGGCGAAATGCAGCACTTGGAATTTGAAATTCCATCTCGTGGTTTGATCGGTTTACGTTCTCAAATGTTGACTGCAACTGCAGGTGAAGCAATTATGGCGCACCGTTTTGTAGATTACAAACCTTTCAAAGGTGCTATTCCTGGAAGATTGGTGGGCGTTTTGGTAAGTAAAAGTCAAGGTCCTGCTACTGAATATTCCATCGCAAAACTACAGGATCGAGGAAAATTCTTCGTTGATCCGGGTGAGGAAATCTATGAAGGAATGATCATCGGTGAGCAAAACAAACCTGGAGATTTGGTGGTAAACATCGTGGAAGCAAAACAGCTGAACAACATGCGTGCATCAGGAAAAGATAAAGACGGAAGCATTGCTCCGAAAATTCTTTTCTCTTTGGAAGAATGTATGGAATATATTCAGGGTGATGAAGCGATTGAAGTTACACCAAACTTCATTAGAATGCGTAAAAAAGTACTTTCTGAAAACGAAAGAAAACGCATCGAAAGAGGCGCTAAAGGATAA
- a CDS encoding acyl-CoA thioesterase, with protein sequence MNYHTRKWIKPEDLNPNHTLFGGRLLQWIDEEAALYAIVQLETPRCVTKYISEINFVSSARQGDIIEIGIEATDFGNTSITLTCEVRNMMTRQTIITIDKIIFVGVNLEGKPTKHGKTKIEFISDRLKPDL encoded by the coding sequence ATGAATTATCATACCCGAAAATGGATTAAACCTGAAGATTTAAATCCAAATCACACCTTATTTGGCGGCCGACTGCTGCAGTGGATTGATGAAGAAGCTGCACTATACGCAATCGTTCAGCTGGAAACCCCGCGCTGCGTGACGAAATATATTTCTGAAATCAACTTTGTAAGTTCTGCGCGTCAAGGCGACATTATCGAAATCGGAATCGAGGCAACGGATTTTGGAAACACATCGATTACCTTAACATGCGAAGTTAGAAACATGATGACGCGCCAAACCATCATCACCATTGACAAAATTATTTTTGTCGGCGTTAATTTGGAAGGAAAACCTACCAAACACGGCAAAACCAAAATCGAATTTATTTCCGACCGTTTAAAACCGGATTTGTAA
- a CDS encoding glycoside hydrolase family 10 protein, with protein MVTTKTAPPKAPQKKAETLKLNLPEVNREFRAAWVATVANINWPSRNNLSTEEQKLEALKILDLLKNANFNAVIFQARPSADAMYNSSFEPWSYFLTGQIGKAPTPFYDPLEFWISEAHKRGMELHVWLNPYRAHHTTGGAITSESVVKKMPEQIIKLRNGMYWMDPSDEETQDHVSKVINDLVKRYDIDAVHIDDYFYPYREYNGGKDFPDNRTWNMYQKTGGNLSKADWRRANVNKFIKRIHDEIKAEKSYVQFGISPFGIWKPGFPEGIKGSSQYDELYADAKLWLNEGWLDYFSPQLYWKNDGPQSFPALLNWWESENSKKRHLYPGINTIGMNGVSDRPAEIVSQIHTTRNVLKEAAGTIHYSVDGLSKTPAMLNAVSQAYKTPALVPLTPWIKTKPLEKPLLFVEKNGASATVKWNATDFPDVFQWILYAKYGDVWDTQIIEKNIITQSLPLIKNGKKLSTVAVKSVDRLGNESAYDGKLLN; from the coding sequence GTGGTTACTACCAAAACTGCTCCACCAAAAGCACCACAGAAAAAAGCGGAGACTTTAAAGCTAAATCTGCCGGAAGTAAACCGCGAATTCCGCGCGGCCTGGGTGGCGACCGTTGCCAATATCAACTGGCCGTCACGTAATAATCTTTCTACCGAAGAACAAAAACTGGAAGCGCTGAAAATTTTGGATTTGCTGAAAAATGCCAACTTTAACGCTGTAATTTTTCAGGCAAGACCGTCCGCGGACGCCATGTATAACAGCAGCTTTGAACCCTGGTCCTATTTTTTAACCGGCCAAATCGGAAAAGCCCCAACTCCGTTTTACGATCCTTTGGAATTTTGGATTTCTGAAGCTCACAAACGCGGTATGGAACTTCACGTTTGGTTAAATCCGTACCGCGCGCATCACACCACCGGCGGCGCAATCACTTCGGAATCGGTGGTTAAAAAAATGCCGGAGCAAATTATCAAGCTGCGAAACGGCATGTACTGGATGGATCCTTCGGATGAAGAAACCCAGGATCACGTTTCAAAGGTGATCAATGATCTGGTAAAAAGATATGATATTGATGCTGTTCACATCGATGATTATTTTTACCCGTATCGTGAATACAACGGTGGTAAAGATTTTCCCGACAACAGAACCTGGAATATGTACCAAAAAACCGGCGGAAACTTGTCAAAAGCTGATTGGCGCCGTGCGAACGTGAATAAATTCATCAAAAGAATTCATGATGAAATTAAGGCTGAAAAAAGCTACGTTCAGTTCGGCATCAGCCCTTTCGGTATTTGGAAACCCGGTTTTCCGGAAGGAATAAAAGGTTCTTCACAGTACGATGAACTTTATGCTGACGCGAAATTATGGCTGAATGAAGGCTGGCTTGATTATTTTTCACCACAGCTTTACTGGAAAAACGACGGTCCGCAAAGTTTTCCGGCGCTACTGAACTGGTGGGAAAGTGAAAATTCGAAAAAAAGGCATCTTTACCCGGGAATAAATACCATTGGAATGAACGGCGTTTCAGACCGTCCGGCCGAAATTGTAAGCCAGATTCATACGACCCGAAACGTTTTAAAAGAAGCTGCCGGAACCATTCACTACAGCGTGGACGGACTTTCTAAAACTCCTGCCATGTTAAATGCCGTAAGCCAGGCTTATAAAACGCCGGCTTTGGTTCCATTGACACCTTGGATTAAAACCAAACCTTTAGAAAAGCCGCTTTTGTTCGTTGAAAAAAATGGCGCTTCTGCTACAGTAAAATGGAACGCGACCGATTTTCCGGACGTTTTTCAGTGGATTTTATATGCTAAATATGGTGATGTTTGGGATACACAAATCATCGAAAAAAATATTATCACACAGTCTTTACCTTTAATTAAAAATGGTAAAAAGTTAAGTACCGTGGCGGTAAAATCCGTGGACCGTTTAGGGAACGAAAGTGCCTACGACGGAAAACTCCTCAATTAA
- a CDS encoding helix-turn-helix domain-containing protein, which yields MTIFIKNMVCNRCISAVEKVFNDLEIPVTAVDLGEVETAQNVSKIEIQKLNQQLQQIGFQILEDASKKLIEKVKKELIIKINELDIAEDFLLSHFLAEKIAKDYSAISKTFSQNANITLEQFFILQKIEKVKELLLYDEFSLTEISAKLGYKSVQHLSAQFKNTTGFTPSAFKKLKEKNRLPLDSF from the coding sequence ATGACCATTTTCATTAAAAATATGGTCTGTAACCGCTGTATTTCTGCGGTGGAAAAGGTTTTTAATGATTTGGAAATTCCAGTTACTGCCGTGGATTTAGGCGAAGTAGAAACCGCGCAAAACGTAAGCAAAATTGAAATTCAAAAGCTCAATCAGCAGTTGCAGCAAATTGGCTTTCAAATACTTGAGGATGCCTCAAAAAAACTCATCGAAAAAGTAAAGAAAGAATTAATTATAAAAATTAACGAGCTGGATATTGCCGAAGATTTCCTACTCTCCCACTTTTTGGCCGAAAAAATAGCAAAAGATTACAGCGCGATTTCCAAAACTTTTTCGCAAAACGCCAACATTACTTTGGAGCAGTTTTTCATCCTTCAGAAAATAGAAAAAGTAAAAGAACTGCTTTTGTATGACGAATTTTCACTCACCGAAATCTCCGCAAAACTCGGCTATAAAAGTGTGCAGCACTTATCTGCTCAATTCAAAAACACAACCGGTTTTACACCTTCTGCTTTTAAAAAGCTGAAAGAAAAAAACCGTTTGCCGCTCGACAGCTTCTGA